cctggatcagagtgtttttctggtagcttattcaacagcactgcagaacaattagcattcatagtaacggctgagagttcttccattttctttctatttgtgattagatctttcaggaatttagcataacttggcattcttgaaatcacatcaatgaaaggaagattgacatttatttgtttaaacatatccaagaatttggattgctcaacttcaagtctttcttttctcattttactcgggtaagaaagtggtggttggtatggtttaacataaggtttagccttaactgtgttatcttcattaaccttttcaactaccggttcttttttcttttcttgctcaggctgtggtgcctgtgtagtaggaatagagtcatcagaaattacaggtatttcaggtggtttgagtgtaataccacttcttgtggtaatggctttagctgtttcatttcgggagttagcatttgtattgctaggtagactttccgattttctttcacctatcaaccttactaggttacttacttcttgttccagattttggattgaagcttgttgatttctaaatgcttgagcattttgttcattagtttatttttgagatgtgaaaaattgagtttgagattcaactagcttcgacatcatatcttctaaatttggctttttatcatcggtttgtggtggtttatttggaaaaataggtctttgctggttataagtattattggatacttgttgattgctaagaccttgttggttgttgtatggaacatttcggttataattctgattttgattgtagtttgatcttggcggttgataattattttgataattatttccaggcctttgattcatgtatgaaacattctctctttgttccattatttcaCTACAACAAAAGTGTACATATAGGACACCCAAATTGGTCCTATAATGTCACTTTATAGGACCTTTTGGCCTGAAAGGACCAATAGGACATGTGTACCAACTAAGGCGGTCGTATAAAGTATAGATGCAAAAAAGTGTCCTAAAAGGTAATAAGATTATGAAACCAGTTATCGGGTCCTATAATATATATAACGACCACACAAAAACGTCCTTACAAGTATATATCGAGTGACTTCTACTTAGATTGGGATATACAAAAGGGtcccaaaagtaaaaaaaaatatattagtacCAACAAAGTGGTCCTATTTAAGTTTTATATTTTTTAAGGACAAAAAAAAATGGTCCCATTATTATGTTAATACCCAAATAAGAGTCCTATTATAAAAAAACACTACATTAGTACCAATAAAAAAGGTCCTAATGTATCGATATTCTTGTTTACTATCAAGATAAAGGTCCCAATATACACAAATGTtactttagtaccacataatagggtcctaatataataatttttaaggtTAGGTACACTAACAAAAGTCCTAATATATATTTCTTAAACCTTAAAACCACAAAATGGGTTCTAATATATAATAAGATGTTACTTTAGTACCAAATAAAGAGTCCTAATATAATATTTTCAAGGTTGGTACCATTTAAAAAAGTCCTAAAACAATTGTATTGTTAGACAATATGGGGTCCTTTCAAGTGATAGTATTAAAACCACAAAACGAGTCCTTTCAAGTCATAGTAATTCCGAATAGGTTCGGTTCGGATATTCGGGTCCGATTTGAGTTCTTTTACAAATCAGGTATTCGGATCGGGTTAATTATTTGGGCCCTAATCGGATTATTGGATCCATATATTCGGGCCCGATTCAATTTAAttcaaatttttgagatccaataaATAATTTCTATTaaagataattataaaataaaacataatCATATTATAATAAATTGTACTCATAAATTGAAAAACATCAAACATTAAAAATTCATAGATAATCCAACATATCAATACTAAAATAACATTCGACAAAGAAAATAAAAACAACGAAAAGTAACGTAGAACGTCTTCGATCAACACATCTTTATTAATTCAAGGGTATCACCTACAAAaaaaaatattcatatatttataagcataaaagtgcatgttatatataaaaattaatattatcaaaaATTTATGATAGACATAGCGATATGAATGTAGAAGGCCACGCGATAGTTACGCCTGTAGCGTCTTCAACTTTCTTAATCAGATCAAATGGCCTAACCACATCAGCACCTTTTTTAAGGACATGTTGAAGATGTACCCCACACCAATCATCTCCAATCTCTACACCGCCAATTACCTCAGTTGGATCCAAGGTCCTCAACCATCCTCTTCCTAGCTTCTCGCTAGGGTTAAGTATATTGTGTAAAAATACTTCATCTCCAACCTAGAAATAAGTATGCAATAAGCAGTTATGAATGTTAAAGGTAAATATCAAACTCATTAAGGTGTTAAATAGAACAATACCTTAAGAAGTGGAGCAACATTGACTACAGTGAGGCCTTGTGGTGTTGTGCTATCTTCAACAACTGAACCATCCTTACTTGCCAACTGTTCTTTCAGATGTACATTTTCTTCAGTAAGTTCTTTGTTCTCTGACTTGAGTTGAATGTTCTCCATACAAACAACATTACGACTTGATAATTTACCCCAAAGATCAGAAGCTTGAACACCTAATCCATACATATCCGTTGAACCATATTTATTGTTACCCGAATCTTGGGAAAAAACATCATCTAGACCAGGCTTATCAGTTGAACCTTCAGGCAGTGTTTTAGCAAGCTCATCCATGTTTGTCTGTATTAATTTAGATAATAGAAGAGTTATATATACAAAAAGATCAATCCCTACTAACATGTGTGATCAGTGTGACAATGGCCATGACGTGCTGATTAACGGTAATTTACAGAATAAGATATATCCATAGAAATAAGTCTCATCATGCCCATGACATGATAATTACAGAtgcactacatatatatatatctatcaacTATATTGCAATCTGAATTTATATTAATACTTACAATTGCGATTTTAGCTGCATGACTTTTAGTATTGCAATCAGATATTAATGATTATGCAACAACTATAGCTAAGCAAACACAATTTATGTTTATCATTGTATAAAAATAATGATTAAATGATTATTCTATCTTTAATTGTTAAGGAAGTGATCATCAAACTAAATATCgatcaaacacaattcattatatCTACCTTTAATTGTAAAGAAATTGAAAACAAACCAAATACTGAGCAAACCAAATACACCATTAAGTAAATGACCACCAAACAAAATATCAACTTTTTACATAACAAACCATGGCTCAAACATCACAAAGCATTTGTAAGCAAGTAAATGACCAGCAAACCAAAAATCAACGTTTTACACAACAAACCATGGCTCAAATATTATTCGTATGGATTCACCCTCCATATACTCACAGTTGTAGTTGTTATTCCATAATCATATTAAATAATCAACCAATTCAATTCAACAAGTGTTGTCGGTAACGAACCTTAATCAAGTAAACAAATATAATACGTTAATACCAAAAGTCAATTTTGTCTTGAAGAACAACATATAAAATAACATCATATGTTGGGCATCATATGAATTAGTTATATGTATGTTGGGCAATATAGATGGAAAATTATAATAATCAATGATGAACGTACCCGACGATGGTGAATCTCACGCCAATTACCACCTCAATAGGTTTTGACATTATAATCAGATCCCACGAGTTTAACAACAGATAAAAATAGCCATCAAATAAAACCCTAGAGAATGCAAAAATAGATATTTTATTTGATACAAAGCGGGATGAAATTTGGAACTGATATTTGGGGTTGTAATTTTTGTAGGTTTAAAAAATTTGGGGACAAGGCGGGATGAAATTTGGGGATGAACTCAAAATTTTAGAAATTCCttaaaaattttaaatatttgaTACATGAAAACGTGTTTCATTTTGTTAATACGTGTACGATTAATTAATTCGATACGtctaagattaattttaaattgtgacttacattaatattaataattaataataatataataattaatattaataattgcctATCTATAtcttctatatagtcatataaagtgataatgtcataattatatattaatttaattaaaagaataatacaaaatcttttataaaaggaaatactaatctctcctaaattgtaattttaattttcaaaaaaaaattaaaagacatttattattactaataattattattattaaaaatataaatactcaactttgagcagtgaaatatattattataatttacttataatataataattataataattatattattatattattaatatttaaatatggattctttttacgaaattaattacgttacgtatgtatgcgaaaatacatgtctctatatacttgtaaaaataacgaaaagtttcttagtcaaacgggtcattaaaataaatgactttagcatttacattacttaatacctaaaacatgtcattaaattgtttcgtttaaacaaacccgtaattttaCGGGCCATTTCACTAGTATATACTAATTGTCATAATTGAACTAGTATTCATGATATTATGCTTTAACAAGTTGTACGTTGCGCAACACCAGTTGTACCCACAATGGCCACTATTAAGCTAAAGTGTTCTTTTTTTCCTTTCAAAATTCACCTCCTCATTCTCCCCTAAAATTGTTACTAAAAACTGATAGAccaatttttttttaaactattTTTTCTCAAAAAAAACGTTATGTttattattatcttttattattatcttttattattattttccccCTTCTTTTTTCCTATAATTCTTTCCTAAATTTCCGCAACGGCAAACAACCTTGAAGACTCCATGAGCTTGGAAAAAAATGTCTACACGATTGCGCGGCAACGCGCGCCCGCCTATACTAGTTTAGATTATAAGAAGTTCGATATGAATATGAATGGAAATCATAACTTTAGCTATATTTGATAATTTTTAAGACCACTCCAACCATAATATATTTCTCATCGGAGTTAGGAATAACTGCTATATAGACGTCACATTATCACTTCCTCAGCATGACCAACATATGATTAAATTACTTATAACCAATAACATACTTTCTAATAAACATTGAAcccattatattatttagttagtgGTACAAATATTACAACCAAACCTACAAATCATTTTAAACAATTTTTCATTCTCAATTGCGCTTGAAAAGAATGAAATGCAGGTCGATACAATCAGGGGTACACGAGGGTTAGAAGAATGCCAATGAAGCCTTCGAGGGCTAGAAGCAGGACGAGGTGGAAATGGTGTTATATAGATTAAACGAGGGTAAAAATCATACGCTTTGCTACAGGGTGGTTTTGGTCGGTTAACGTTTGGTTAATTTAACGTAAAAATAATTTAACCCTATATGGGGTGTCACTGTGCTTGTTCACAGAGGATTTCCTCGCTAACAAAAAAAAACTACATGAAAATGGTTAGACTTGTATATAATTTTAGACATCTGAATGTATTCATTCAACAAAAGATTGACATTGAAAAGTCAAACATGACAATAATTTTGAGACAGAAGGAGTATATATGGTAAATTTGTATGATATATTAAAATTATGTGCTACTAAATTGATTTATGATATATTAAAGATTGACCTCGCCTATCTCGCCACCCACAACTACCAACCACCAACCACCCCTACCGGCCACTACTACCaatcaccatcaaccaccaccaccacccacaaaCCACAACTacccaccaactaccaccacccaccaaccaccaccacccaccacaagAACCgttaccaccaaccaccaccaacaaccaccactaccaatcaccatcaaccaccaccacccatcaccacccaccactacccaccaccactaATCACCACTCACCGACCACCACCACCCACAACCCTCAACAAGCACcattaccaccaaccaccaccaataaCCACCAATACCaatcaccatcaaccaccaccacccatcaccaccaccaccacctaccactacCCACACTACCAATCACCACCCACCAACTACctccacccaccaaccaccacaaGCAACATTACCACCAACAACCACTACCAATCACCATCAACAACCatcacccatcaccaccaccactagGAATCACACCCACTACTACCCatcaccaccaatcaccacccaccaaccactaccaaccaccaaCTATCACCATCCACCAACCACCTCAAGCACCattaccaccaaccaccactactaATCATCATCAACCATCACTAGTGATTTGTTCAACTCAATGCTAAATGAAAACATGCCTGACGTCCTTTATCATGTAAACAGTGTGGAGTACAATATAGGGTACTATTTATCAGACGTGATTTATCCAACATGGGCAGCATTTGTTAAGGAATTTTCAAGTGTCGTTGATGAAAAACGTTATTACTTTACAAGGAAACAAGCAGCTGCTCGCAAAGATGTTGAAAGAACTTTTGGGACGAGACATAtttatgaataatttttttttgtgttatgaattttaatttagtatttaattttattatataaattttatttaaatataaaacaataattaaaaaaatattaaaaattaatttaaaaaataaATGGACACTGAGAGCACCTCCACCTATGTC
This genomic window from Rutidosis leptorrhynchoides isolate AG116_Rl617_1_P2 chromosome 2, CSIRO_AGI_Rlap_v1, whole genome shotgun sequence contains:
- the LOC139888751 gene encoding uncharacterized protein gives rise to the protein MDELAKTLPEGSTDKPGLDDVFSQDSGNNKYGSTDMYGLGVQASDLWGKLSSRNVVCMENIQLKSENKELTEENVHLKEQLASKDGSVVEDSTTPQGLTVVNVAPLLKVGDEVFLHNILNPSEKLGRGWLRTLDPTEVIGGVEIGDDWCGVHLQHVLKKGADVVRPFDLIKKVEDATGVTIAWPSTFISLCLS